One Deinococcus sp. Marseille-Q6407 genomic region harbors:
- a CDS encoding RyR domain-containing protein, which yields MKGAALMLVLAHIAHEANRAYCRATGDDSQPAWDDAPDWQRASALKGIEGALSGNTPQQSHESWLAEKEATGWVYGEVKDPEAKTHPCMVPYDQLPPEQQLKDHLYLSVVKAAAGALDSGAAELKAATFQHTAVVNFASPQPEGAQLTGGVVPTVGRDVHYVSYGTPGGEYKPAHRAAKITDVRESDQFGFEVRAVVFNPDGLFLTGWTHFDESGIQGGTVHWPERV from the coding sequence GTGAAAGGGGCCGCTCTGATGCTGGTCCTGGCCCACATCGCCCACGAGGCGAACCGGGCTTACTGCCGCGCAACCGGCGACGACTCCCAGCCGGCCTGGGACGACGCGCCAGACTGGCAGCGTGCGAGCGCCTTGAAGGGGATCGAAGGTGCCCTAAGCGGCAACACGCCGCAGCAGTCCCACGAAAGCTGGCTGGCCGAGAAAGAAGCCACCGGCTGGGTGTACGGCGAGGTGAAAGACCCCGAAGCCAAGACTCACCCGTGCATGGTGCCCTACGACCAGTTGCCGCCTGAGCAACAGCTGAAAGACCACCTCTACCTGAGCGTGGTCAAGGCGGCTGCAGGCGCGCTGGACTCAGGGGCGGCCGAGCTGAAGGCCGCCACCTTCCAGCACACTGCTGTGGTCAACTTTGCCAGCCCTCAGCCCGAAGGCGCCCAGCTGACCGGCGGCGTGGTGCCCACCGTGGGCCGCGACGTGCATTACGTCAGCTACGGCACACCCGGCGGCGAGTACAAACCCGCGCACCGGGCCGCCAAGATCACCGACGTGCGCGAGTCTGACCAGTTCGGCTTCGAGGTCCGGGCCGTGGTATTCAACCCGGACGGCCTGTTTCTGACCGGCTGGACACACTTCGACGAGTCGGGCATCCAGGGCGGCACCGTCCACTGGCCGGAGCGCGTCTGA